One window of Arthrobacter oryzae genomic DNA carries:
- the purB gene encoding adenylosuccinate lyase has protein sequence MPETAATADTRTPSGRLALAASPDQIALGPLDGRYQSAVAPLVDYLSEAALNRDRVAVEVEWLIHLTSNNVLPGAGPLTQDQQDQLRAIVTEFDAASVTELADIEAVTVHDVKAVEYYIGRRLPAIGIEHLTAMVHFGCTSEDINNLSYALGVKGAVEDVWLPAARALVTQISKMAEDNRAVPMLSRTHGQPATPTTLGKELAVIAHRLTRQLDRIAKTEYLGKINGATGTYAAHVASVPGADWQHVAKSFVEGLDLTWNPLTTQIESHDWQAELYADVARFNRILHNVCTDIWSYISIGYFAQIPVAGATGSSTMPHKVNPIRFENAEANLEISSGLLDVLGSTLVTSRWQRDLTDSSSQRNIGVAFGHSLLAISNVAKGLERLDVAEDVLAADLDTNWEVLGEAIQMVMRAEAIAGVEGMENPYERLKDLTRGQRVDAARMQEFVQSLGLSAEAEARLLALTPGKYTGIADQLVDHLK, from the coding sequence ATGCCTGAAACTGCCGCCACAGCCGATACCCGCACGCCCTCCGGACGCCTGGCCCTTGCCGCGTCACCGGACCAGATCGCCTTGGGCCCGCTGGACGGCCGCTACCAGTCCGCCGTCGCCCCCCTCGTTGACTACCTGTCCGAGGCGGCGCTCAACCGCGACCGCGTGGCCGTCGAAGTTGAATGGCTCATCCACCTGACCAGCAACAACGTGCTCCCCGGCGCCGGTCCGCTGACCCAGGACCAGCAGGACCAGCTCCGCGCCATCGTCACGGAATTCGACGCCGCGTCGGTCACCGAACTGGCCGACATCGAGGCCGTGACGGTGCACGATGTCAAAGCCGTGGAGTACTACATCGGCCGCCGGCTCCCGGCCATCGGCATTGAGCACCTCACCGCCATGGTCCACTTCGGCTGCACGTCCGAGGACATCAACAACCTTTCCTACGCCCTCGGCGTTAAGGGTGCTGTGGAGGACGTGTGGCTGCCCGCGGCCCGTGCCCTGGTGACCCAGATCAGCAAAATGGCCGAGGACAACCGCGCGGTTCCCATGCTGTCCCGCACGCACGGCCAGCCCGCCACCCCCACCACGCTGGGCAAGGAACTGGCCGTCATCGCGCACCGCCTGACCCGCCAGCTGGACCGGATCGCCAAGACCGAATACCTGGGCAAGATCAACGGCGCCACCGGCACCTACGCCGCCCACGTCGCTTCCGTCCCCGGCGCCGACTGGCAGCACGTGGCCAAGTCCTTCGTCGAGGGCCTGGACCTGACCTGGAACCCGCTGACCACCCAGATCGAAAGCCACGACTGGCAGGCCGAACTGTACGCCGACGTCGCCCGTTTCAACCGGATCCTGCACAACGTCTGCACCGACATCTGGAGCTACATCTCCATCGGCTACTTCGCGCAGATCCCCGTGGCCGGCGCCACGGGATCCTCCACGATGCCGCACAAGGTCAACCCGATCCGCTTCGAAAACGCCGAGGCCAACCTGGAGATCTCCTCCGGCCTGCTGGACGTACTGGGCTCCACGCTGGTGACCTCCCGCTGGCAGCGCGACCTCACCGACTCCTCCAGCCAGCGCAACATCGGCGTGGCCTTCGGTCACTCCCTCCTTGCCATTTCCAACGTGGCCAAGGGACTGGAGCGCCTGGACGTGGCCGAAGACGTCCTGGCCGCGGACCTGGACACGAACTGGGAAGTCCTGGGCGAGGCCATCCAGATGGTGATGCGCGCCGAGGCGATTGCCGGCGTCGAAGGGATGGAAAACCCCTACGAGCGCCTCAAGGACCTGACCCGGGGCCAGCGCGTGGATGCCGCCCGGATGCAGGAATTCGTCCAAAGCCTCGGTCTCTCCGCAGAAGCCGAAGCCCGGCTGCTGGCCCTGACTCCGGGCAAGTACACGGGCATCGCGGACCAGCTGGTGGACCACCTCAAATGA
- a CDS encoding histidine phosphatase family protein produces MRLLLIRHGQTPGNVLGQLDTAHPGPGLTELGEQQAEALSRALANERIHALYASTLVRTQITAAPLARLHGLDTEVIPGIHEIEAGALEKLTDHESHKCYLGTIFSWADGDLDRRMPAGPTGRDFVDRYDAAIAMVAERANGIGDSGAVAVVSHGAAIRVWAGLRAGNIEPGFAAKHVLNNTGIVALEGAPDDGWELIHWDDSPVGGLALADPGAGDPTGRPA; encoded by the coding sequence ATGAGGCTCCTGCTCATCCGCCACGGCCAGACCCCCGGCAACGTCCTGGGCCAGCTGGACACCGCGCACCCGGGGCCGGGACTCACCGAACTCGGCGAGCAGCAGGCGGAGGCGCTGTCCCGCGCGTTAGCGAATGAGCGGATCCACGCGCTGTACGCCTCCACCCTGGTCCGGACCCAGATCACCGCTGCGCCGCTTGCCCGACTTCACGGGCTGGACACCGAGGTGATTCCGGGCATCCACGAGATCGAGGCCGGAGCGCTCGAAAAACTGACCGACCACGAATCGCACAAATGCTACCTGGGCACCATATTTTCCTGGGCAGACGGCGATCTGGACCGGCGGATGCCCGCGGGGCCGACCGGACGGGACTTCGTCGACCGCTATGACGCCGCGATCGCCATGGTGGCCGAACGGGCTAACGGCATCGGTGACTCCGGGGCGGTTGCCGTGGTCAGCCACGGTGCAGCCATCCGGGTGTGGGCTGGCCTGCGGGCAGGAAATATTGAACCGGGCTTTGCCGCAAAACACGTTCTCAACAACACGGGCATTGTTGCCCTGGAAGGCGCTCCGGACGACGGCTGGGAGCTCATCCACTGGGACGACAGCCCGGTGGGCGGGCTGGCCCTGGCCGACCCGGGCGCCGGGGACCCCACGGGCAGGCCCGCCTAG
- a CDS encoding serine/threonine-protein kinase: MTGTDARQSREIRDESSDARYLLNERIGIGATAEVYRGTDLRDGRPVAIKVAALAGDRHRERLAAEAALMAGVRHPALVRFVDQGTAARDCPWPGRAFLVQELVYGSSLAERIRSGPAPGTEVAPWAVGLLSGLRHLHARGIVHRDIKPANLLLSHLRKCPVRIVDFGIAAPAGTRPEPGTSSGTVQYMSPEQAGGGVVRPADDIYALGLVLLECLTGAKAFPGTAIESLVARTQRSPAIPRHLGAPWESLLASMTAMHAADRPTALEATAEAAMLLQPPHPLRRRVAARSGSYC, translated from the coding sequence GTGACGGGGACGGACGCACGTCAGTCCCGCGAGATCCGGGATGAATCTTCGGACGCGCGTTATCTCCTCAACGAACGCATCGGCATCGGCGCCACCGCCGAGGTGTACCGCGGCACCGACCTGCGGGACGGCCGTCCTGTCGCCATCAAAGTGGCTGCACTCGCCGGGGACCGGCATCGGGAGCGGCTAGCCGCCGAGGCCGCACTGATGGCGGGCGTGCGGCACCCGGCACTCGTGCGGTTCGTTGATCAGGGAACTGCCGCGCGGGACTGCCCCTGGCCGGGCCGCGCCTTCCTTGTCCAGGAGCTTGTGTACGGAAGCAGCCTGGCGGAAAGGATCCGCTCAGGTCCCGCACCCGGAACTGAGGTCGCTCCGTGGGCAGTAGGGCTCCTGTCCGGACTGCGGCATCTCCATGCGCGCGGGATAGTGCACCGCGACATCAAGCCTGCAAACCTCCTGCTCAGCCACCTACGCAAATGCCCGGTCCGGATTGTCGACTTCGGCATAGCCGCGCCCGCGGGAACCAGACCGGAGCCGGGGACATCCTCCGGCACGGTGCAGTACATGAGTCCGGAGCAGGCAGGCGGCGGGGTAGTCCGGCCTGCGGATGACATCTATGCCCTGGGCCTGGTCCTCCTCGAATGCCTCACGGGAGCCAAAGCCTTTCCCGGGACTGCCATCGAGTCCCTCGTCGCAAGGACGCAGCGGAGCCCGGCCATACCCCGGCACCTTGGTGCACCTTGGGAATCGCTGCTGGCATCCATGACAGCCATGCACGCGGCCGACCGCCCGACGGCGCTGGAGGCCACGGCTGAGGCTGCCATGCTGCTGCAGCCGCCGCATCCGCTTCGCCGGCGCGTGGCCGCACGCTCGGGGAGCTACTGCTAG
- a CDS encoding MarR family winged helix-turn-helix transcriptional regulator — MALNSSAGSGYWYGADGQFDHGAAVLQALREYRHAEVATRRSTRDSMGMGETDILALRYLLRARASNRSVVPKDLSLFLGITSASTTSLIDRLVGSGHVRREPHPTDRRSLIVVPTVESDTEVRATLGDMHRRMMAVAEELTVEEAGVVIAFLQRMREAIEPHPDSPPAQLSSDPAKQGPAK, encoded by the coding sequence ATGGCTTTGAACAGCAGTGCCGGGTCCGGCTATTGGTACGGCGCCGACGGGCAGTTCGACCATGGCGCGGCCGTCCTGCAGGCCCTCCGCGAATACCGCCATGCCGAAGTGGCGACCAGGCGTTCCACCAGGGACTCAATGGGCATGGGGGAGACGGACATCCTCGCCCTGCGCTACCTGTTGCGTGCGCGGGCGTCCAACCGGTCCGTCGTTCCCAAGGACCTCAGCCTGTTCCTGGGCATCACCAGCGCCTCCACGACCTCCCTGATTGACCGCCTGGTGGGCAGCGGCCACGTCCGGCGCGAGCCCCACCCCACGGACAGGCGATCGCTCATTGTTGTTCCCACTGTGGAATCCGACACCGAAGTCCGCGCAACCCTGGGGGATATGCACCGCCGGATGATGGCCGTCGCGGAAGAGCTCACAGTCGAAGAGGCCGGCGTCGTCATCGCATTTCTCCAGCGCATGCGCGAGGCGATTGAGCCGCACCCTGATTCCCCGCCGGCGCAACTCTCTTCCGACCCGGCTAAGCAGGGCCCAGCTAAGTAG
- a CDS encoding GNAT family N-acetyltransferase → MQTNPRLNIRQVTWANPVGADLRAAQQAELDARFGTKDHEPGPPPSEVDTAVFLVAYEKSSGQPVGCGGLRMLDSKTAEIKRLYVLPYTRGSGVASSILAALEAHAYGMGVTSITAEAGSAQPDGRNFYQSCGFDEVPNFGPYIGVEHSYCYAKKIDSHSAAHTAMA, encoded by the coding sequence ATGCAGACCAACCCCCGTCTCAACATCAGGCAGGTCACGTGGGCCAACCCCGTGGGCGCCGATCTGCGCGCAGCCCAGCAGGCGGAACTGGATGCCCGCTTCGGCACGAAAGACCACGAACCCGGACCGCCGCCGTCGGAAGTGGACACCGCCGTGTTCCTGGTGGCCTACGAGAAGAGCTCCGGCCAGCCGGTGGGCTGCGGCGGGCTGCGGATGCTGGACTCGAAGACGGCGGAGATCAAGCGGCTGTACGTCCTCCCCTACACTCGGGGCTCGGGCGTTGCGAGCTCCATCCTCGCTGCGCTGGAGGCGCACGCCTACGGCATGGGCGTCACCTCGATCACCGCAGAGGCGGGCTCGGCCCAGCCGGACGGCAGGAACTTCTATCAAAGCTGCGGCTTCGATGAAGTGCCCAACTTCGGGCCCTACATCGGGGTTGAGCACTCGTACTGCTACGCCAAGAAGATCGACTCACACAGCGCCGCGCACACCGCAATGGCCTGA
- a CDS encoding acyl-CoA thioesterase, with product MESADITFRTRKWVRPEDLNANGTLFGGSLLKWIDEEAAIYAILQLGNGRAVTKYISEINFVSSAVQGDLIEMGLTATRFGRTSLTMRAEVRNMITRQSILTIEEIVFVNLNPHGKPEPHGYTEITYDRDRIPTHHLTETLEQD from the coding sequence ATGGAATCGGCAGACATCACTTTCCGGACCCGCAAATGGGTGCGGCCTGAAGACCTCAACGCGAACGGCACGCTGTTCGGCGGGAGCCTGCTGAAGTGGATCGACGAGGAAGCGGCCATCTACGCCATCCTGCAACTCGGCAACGGCCGGGCCGTCACCAAATACATTTCCGAGATCAACTTCGTCAGCTCCGCGGTGCAGGGCGACCTGATCGAGATGGGGCTGACCGCCACGCGGTTCGGCCGGACATCCCTGACGATGCGCGCCGAAGTACGGAACATGATCACCCGGCAGAGCATCCTCACCATTGAGGAAATCGTGTTCGTGAACCTCAACCCGCACGGCAAGCCGGAACCCCACGGCTACACCGAAATCACCTACGACCGCGACCGCATCCCCACGCACCACCTGACAGAGACCCTGGAACAGGACTGA
- a CDS encoding extracellular solute-binding protein, producing the protein MIAAAVAVTLLAGCGAGAAAPGTSATPSAGGASGDTLVVYTNSNGEGRGEWLTKKAAEAGFKIEIVGAGGADATNKLIAEKNNPIADVAFGLNNMYFAQVKAADAIEAYEPAWAGEVDASLADSGDDKAYWPLVKQAILLGYNSDKFTPDQAPKDWTDLWAKDEFKTRYERVTGLGTATAQLVFAGILSRYKDDSGELGISDEGWKQVEQYFQNGSPAVAKTDLFARIASGEVDMGQMPSSIVAEREKSFKVNVETVMPSVGVPLAVEQVALVKGTDKKEQALKFIDWFGSADVQGEWAQQFNSMPVNKSAAAKAKPEVVAFFDGLKQQDIDWDFVQENMGSWVEKIELEYMT; encoded by the coding sequence ATGATTGCCGCCGCCGTCGCCGTCACCCTCCTGGCCGGCTGCGGTGCCGGCGCCGCAGCACCCGGAACGTCGGCAACTCCGTCCGCCGGCGGGGCATCCGGCGACACGCTGGTCGTTTACACCAACTCCAATGGTGAAGGCCGCGGGGAGTGGCTGACGAAGAAGGCCGCGGAAGCCGGCTTCAAGATTGAGATTGTGGGCGCCGGCGGGGCCGACGCGACCAACAAGCTGATCGCCGAGAAGAACAACCCAATCGCCGACGTCGCCTTCGGCCTCAACAACATGTACTTCGCGCAGGTTAAGGCAGCCGATGCCATCGAGGCCTATGAACCGGCCTGGGCCGGCGAGGTCGACGCGTCACTGGCAGACAGCGGCGACGACAAGGCCTACTGGCCGCTGGTCAAGCAGGCCATCCTGCTCGGCTACAACTCGGACAAATTCACACCGGACCAGGCCCCGAAGGACTGGACCGACCTGTGGGCCAAGGACGAATTCAAGACCCGTTATGAGCGGGTCACGGGGCTCGGCACCGCCACGGCGCAACTGGTCTTTGCGGGCATCCTCTCCCGCTACAAGGACGACTCCGGGGAGCTTGGCATCTCGGACGAAGGCTGGAAGCAGGTGGAGCAGTACTTCCAGAACGGCAGCCCGGCCGTCGCGAAAACCGATCTCTTTGCCCGCATCGCGTCAGGGGAAGTGGACATGGGGCAGATGCCGTCTTCGATCGTGGCCGAACGCGAGAAGTCCTTCAAGGTGAACGTTGAAACAGTGATGCCGTCCGTGGGTGTGCCGCTTGCAGTGGAGCAGGTGGCCCTGGTGAAGGGAACGGACAAGAAGGAACAGGCCCTGAAGTTCATCGACTGGTTCGGCAGCGCCGACGTCCAGGGTGAATGGGCGCAGCAGTTCAATTCAATGCCCGTGAACAAGAGCGCGGCCGCCAAGGCCAAACCGGAAGTGGTCGCATTCTTCGACGGGCTCAAGCAGCAGGACATCGACTGGGACTTCGTCCAGGAAAACATGGGCTCCTGGGTGGAGAAGATCGAGCTCGAGTACATGACCTGA
- a CDS encoding ABC transporter ATP-binding protein, with translation MIRLDNIEVSFGDFIAIPHLDLHVRPGEFFTLLGPSGCGKTTALRTLAGFIEPSAGTVHVDGRNVTRLPSDKRQVGMVFQNYALFPSMSVRENIAFGLRVRKEKSAESDRLVRDIAHRVELSDEQLDKNVAELSGGQQQRVAVARALVLRPKILLLDEPLSNLDAKLRHQLRQQLKDLQSEFGITTVYVTHDQDEALAMSDRVAVFNKGVVEQVGTPQEIYDHAATEFVCNFIGDSSTLTAEFVSEVNRLSGAGLSTAANSYLRVEKASLTPPATGGKAAGGTLDGGTAAGGTAVGLPGRVVSRTYHGLHSRYVVQSHGAEIRLLVKEDGGVHPEAGAQTTVYVQPDHVLQYRPDTGASLAAQDQAAQDQAAQDQAAALR, from the coding sequence ATGATCCGCTTGGACAACATCGAAGTTTCCTTCGGCGATTTCATTGCCATCCCGCACTTGGACCTCCACGTCCGGCCGGGTGAATTCTTCACCCTGCTGGGCCCGTCCGGCTGCGGCAAAACGACGGCGCTTCGGACCCTGGCCGGATTCATCGAGCCGTCGGCGGGAACGGTCCATGTGGACGGCAGGAACGTCACGCGCCTGCCCAGCGACAAGCGCCAGGTGGGGATGGTGTTCCAGAACTACGCCCTGTTCCCCAGCATGAGCGTCCGGGAAAACATCGCCTTCGGGCTGCGCGTCCGGAAGGAGAAGTCCGCCGAGAGCGACCGCCTGGTGCGCGACATTGCGCACCGGGTGGAGCTCAGCGACGAACAGCTGGACAAGAACGTGGCGGAGCTTTCGGGCGGCCAGCAGCAGCGGGTGGCAGTTGCCCGCGCACTGGTCCTCCGGCCCAAGATCCTGCTGCTGGACGAGCCTTTGTCCAATCTCGATGCCAAGCTGCGGCACCAGCTCCGGCAGCAGCTCAAGGATCTGCAGAGCGAATTCGGCATCACCACCGTTTACGTGACCCACGACCAGGACGAAGCCCTGGCCATGAGTGACCGCGTGGCCGTCTTCAACAAGGGCGTAGTGGAGCAGGTGGGCACTCCGCAGGAGATTTACGACCATGCAGCCACGGAATTCGTGTGCAATTTCATCGGCGATAGTTCCACGCTGACCGCGGAATTCGTTAGCGAAGTGAACCGGCTTTCCGGCGCGGGGCTCAGCACGGCCGCCAATTCCTACCTGCGGGTGGAAAAAGCATCACTGACGCCACCTGCAACCGGCGGTAAAGCAGCCGGCGGCACATTAGACGGCGGTACAGCAGCCGGCGGCACCGCCGTCGGGCTTCCCGGCAGGGTGGTGTCCCGCACCTATCACGGCCTCCACAGCCGCTATGTGGTGCAGAGCCACGGCGCAGAGATCCGGCTGCTGGTCAAGGAAGACGGCGGGGTGCACCCCGAAGCGGGTGCGCAGACCACCGTGTACGTGCAGCCGGACCATGTGCTGCAGTACCGCCCCGACACGGGCGCGAGTCTTGCAGCGCAGGACCAGGCAGCGCAGGACCAGGCAGCGCAGGACCAGGCGGCGGCCCTCCGATGA
- a CDS encoding ABC transporter permease has translation MSGTPARSMLRSPFIIIVGTVLTWFIAAFLVWPNANVLIETFFPDGSFSGRAAEKLLSSQRAMKSLGNSFLLAVALSITVNVVGIFIVLVTHYFKIRGSRILFLGYATTFIYGGIVLAAGYKFIYGDKGIVTVFLLNVFPGMDPGWFSGFFAVLAVMTFATTTNHMLFVANALKGVDYQTIEAARNLGASTWTILRRIVLPMLKPTLFAVTILSFLTGLGALSAPQVLGGRDFQTITPMILTFTNSPTSRDLAALLAVILGVATILMLAVMSRLEKGGTYFSVSKVSSALQKQKITNPAANIAIHAAAYLLFAVYTLPVVLIVLFSFADGAAIQTGQLSPGSLTLDNYVRVLAQPSGLRPFVISIIYSALAAVIAVGGLLFVARILQKHKNWVTATFEYLLHIPWILPSALLALGLIISYDHPNPLVGGAVLTGTTVILLIAFVTVKIPFTLRMLKASFASVNSSLEEAATIMGARTIYVFRRILLPLVLPAAAAIAALNFNSMLDDYDTAIFLAHPLVQPLGLVIKANTDGAEGVDGVANTFVYTVLLMVITGVTMYLVYGRSRRIGTGRKRLPAGPPAAQVAARALPADAAGGDDTRQPAATVR, from the coding sequence ATGAGCGGCACCCCGGCCAGGAGCATGCTTCGTTCCCCGTTCATCATCATCGTGGGAACGGTCCTGACATGGTTCATCGCAGCCTTCCTCGTCTGGCCCAACGCGAACGTGCTGATCGAAACCTTCTTCCCCGACGGAAGCTTTTCGGGCCGGGCGGCGGAGAAGCTCCTTTCCTCCCAGCGCGCCATGAAGTCGCTGGGCAACAGCTTCCTGCTGGCTGTGGCACTGTCCATCACGGTGAACGTGGTGGGAATCTTCATCGTCCTGGTCACCCACTACTTCAAGATCCGCGGTTCCAGGATCCTGTTCCTGGGCTACGCCACCACTTTCATCTATGGCGGCATTGTGCTGGCGGCGGGCTACAAGTTCATCTACGGCGACAAGGGAATCGTCACTGTCTTCCTGCTGAACGTATTTCCCGGCATGGACCCCGGCTGGTTTTCCGGATTCTTCGCCGTGTTGGCGGTCATGACGTTCGCCACCACCACCAACCACATGCTCTTCGTCGCGAACGCCCTCAAAGGCGTCGATTACCAGACCATCGAAGCTGCCAGAAACCTCGGCGCCTCCACCTGGACCATCCTTCGCCGCATCGTGCTGCCCATGCTCAAGCCCACGCTTTTTGCCGTCACCATCCTGTCCTTCCTGACCGGCCTGGGGGCGCTCAGCGCGCCGCAGGTCCTCGGCGGCCGCGACTTCCAGACCATCACCCCGATGATCCTCACGTTTACGAACAGCCCCACGTCCCGTGACCTGGCGGCGCTGCTGGCCGTCATCCTGGGCGTAGCCACGATCCTGATGCTCGCGGTGATGTCGCGCCTGGAAAAGGGCGGGACGTACTTCTCCGTATCCAAGGTTTCCTCCGCGCTGCAGAAGCAGAAGATCACCAACCCGGCAGCCAATATCGCCATCCACGCCGCCGCGTACCTGCTGTTCGCGGTGTACACGCTGCCGGTAGTCCTGATTGTGCTGTTTTCCTTCGCCGACGGCGCCGCCATCCAGACGGGCCAGCTCTCACCGGGCAGCCTCACGCTGGACAACTACGTGCGTGTACTGGCCCAGCCCTCGGGCCTGAGGCCTTTTGTCATCAGCATCATCTACAGCGCACTTGCTGCGGTCATCGCCGTCGGCGGCCTGCTCTTTGTGGCACGGATCCTGCAGAAGCACAAAAACTGGGTGACAGCAACGTTCGAGTACCTGCTGCACATCCCCTGGATCCTGCCGTCGGCTTTGCTGGCACTGGGGCTGATCATCAGCTACGACCACCCGAACCCGCTGGTGGGCGGTGCCGTCCTGACCGGGACCACCGTCATCCTCCTGATCGCATTTGTCACGGTGAAGATCCCGTTTACGCTCAGGATGCTGAAGGCCTCCTTCGCTTCGGTCAATTCCTCCCTGGAGGAGGCGGCAACCATCATGGGGGCCAGGACCATCTATGTGTTCCGGCGCATCCTGCTCCCCTTGGTCCTTCCCGCCGCAGCGGCCATCGCCGCCCTGAACTTCAACAGCATGCTGGACGACTACGACACCGCCATTTTCCTGGCGCACCCCTTGGTCCAGCCGCTCGGCCTCGTCATCAAGGCCAACACGGACGGCGCAGAGGGCGTGGACGGCGTGGCAAATACCTTCGTCTACACCGTGCTGCTGATGGTCATCACCGGCGTCACCATGTATCTCGTGTACGGGCGGTCCCGGCGGATCGGAACGGGACGGAAGCGCCTTCCGGCCGGGCCCCCTGCTGCGCAAGTCGCCGCCCGGGCGCTCCCCGCCGATGCTGCCGGCGGTGACGACACCAGGCAGCCCGCCGCCACCGTCCGCTGA
- a CDS encoding FAD-dependent monooxygenase, translating into METISIVGGGIAGLALASCLDQDRFEVTIIEKRPQLPAVGTVLAMWPNAQRALERAGVLAEARAVSPVVGSGSIRDASGNPWITVNGGDMFGISRIDLLRLLDSAVPASVRRTTATAASVPAEAGLVVGADGVHSVVRREAWGASAAGRLTSCLAVRGIVPSRVDPREVGEYWGRGDLFGVANAARGINWYGSYRSDLGPSGIDVAAVLEQTRHHFAGHAPVIRRVLAEATPEHTLVQRIWTTPRLRSYVRGNAVLIGDAAHAMTPNLGRGACEALVDATTLAELLNTLPVKEALASYNRRRRIRTQALALASSAMMRVALADRAQPLRDRLLGLARRRNQRAAVVSSSPR; encoded by the coding sequence ATGGAAACAATCTCGATTGTTGGCGGTGGCATTGCCGGCCTGGCGCTGGCCTCCTGCCTGGACCAGGACCGCTTCGAGGTGACCATCATCGAGAAGCGGCCGCAACTGCCGGCCGTTGGAACAGTGCTGGCCATGTGGCCCAACGCGCAGCGCGCGCTGGAAAGAGCGGGCGTCCTGGCCGAGGCCCGGGCCGTGAGCCCTGTGGTTGGAAGCGGCTCCATCCGCGATGCGTCCGGCAATCCCTGGATCACCGTGAACGGCGGCGATATGTTTGGCATTTCCAGGATCGACCTCCTGCGCCTCCTCGACTCCGCCGTCCCCGCATCGGTCCGGCGGACAACGGCCACAGCCGCTTCCGTGCCGGCGGAGGCGGGACTGGTGGTTGGCGCCGACGGCGTGCACAGCGTTGTCCGCCGGGAAGCGTGGGGTGCGAGTGCTGCCGGCCGGCTCACGTCCTGCCTTGCCGTGCGCGGCATCGTTCCTTCCCGGGTGGACCCCCGTGAGGTGGGCGAGTACTGGGGCCGGGGAGACCTCTTCGGCGTAGCCAACGCCGCCCGGGGCATCAATTGGTACGGGAGCTACCGCTCCGATCTCGGCCCGTCCGGCATCGACGTGGCCGCGGTCCTTGAGCAGACCCGGCATCACTTCGCAGGGCATGCTCCGGTGATTCGCCGTGTGCTTGCCGAGGCCACGCCTGAACACACTCTCGTGCAGCGGATCTGGACCACACCGCGGCTGCGTTCCTACGTCCGCGGCAACGCGGTGCTGATCGGTGATGCCGCCCATGCCATGACGCCAAACCTCGGCAGGGGAGCGTGCGAGGCATTGGTGGACGCGACCACGCTGGCTGAACTGTTGAACACTCTTCCCGTGAAGGAAGCCCTCGCGTCCTACAACCGCCGGCGGCGGATCCGCACGCAGGCCCTGGCCCTGGCGTCCTCCGCGATGATGAGGGTGGCACTGGCGGATCGTGCCCAGCCGCTCCGTGACCGCCTCCTGGGGCTCGCCCGACGGCGGAACCAACGCGCCGCCGTCGTCAGCAGTTCCCCGCGGTGA
- a CDS encoding TetR/AcrR family transcriptional regulator, which produces MPDRRMELMDAALKVVAEKGMKGLTHRAVDAAAQLPEGTTSNYYRNRANLVEAVLDRLLELDAALLQDQGPAGLPGNIAELADQLARLVLALAGQHAGLTRARLALSLDRPESVTAGHFRLVGGLEQALTALGVADAPARARDVADYGDGVLLHLLTVRRDEQPDAAAIAAAVRRLLAP; this is translated from the coding sequence ATGCCGGACCGCCGCATGGAACTGATGGATGCCGCCCTCAAGGTGGTGGCGGAAAAGGGCATGAAAGGCCTTACCCACCGGGCCGTTGATGCAGCGGCCCAGCTGCCCGAAGGCACCACCTCCAACTACTACCGGAACCGCGCCAACCTCGTCGAAGCGGTGCTGGACCGCCTGCTGGAGCTGGACGCTGCGCTCCTGCAGGACCAGGGACCGGCCGGCTTGCCGGGGAACATTGCGGAGCTGGCGGATCAGCTGGCCCGCCTGGTGCTGGCCCTGGCCGGACAACATGCCGGCCTTACCCGGGCCCGGCTGGCCCTCTCGCTCGACCGGCCCGAGTCAGTGACAGCCGGGCACTTCCGCCTGGTGGGCGGCCTGGAACAGGCCCTCACCGCGCTAGGGGTAGCTGATGCGCCTGCCCGTGCCCGCGACGTGGCGGACTACGGCGACGGCGTGCTGCTCCACCTCCTCACGGTCAGGCGGGACGAGCAGCCTGACGCTGCAGCCATCGCCGCAGCAGTCCGGCGGCTGCTGGCGCCCTGA